In Pyxidicoccus xibeiensis, the genomic stretch GTCCATGAACGGGTCATCGCGCATGTGCGGGGCGATGAGCGCGTGCAGCCGGTCGATGTACGGGTTCATCACCTCGCTGGAGAACACCTCGTCCAGCGACTTGTCCAGCCGGGCCTCCAGCCGCTCGCGCAGCACGGGGTTCGTCACCACGCGGGTGCCCAGGTTGGAGAACACCGGCAGGTAGCCCGGGTACGACGCCGACTCCAGCTTGCGCTTCTCGTACATCTTCTCCACCCACGTATCCAGCAGGGTGAAGTTGAAGAGCGGGTGGCGCATGTTGCCGCTGCTCGTGCGCATGTCCTCCACGCTGATGGGGTACCACCAGCGCGCGTCCACGTTGTTGAGGTCCCACGGCACGTAGGACCACTTCGCCACCGCGCGGTCGTAGATGAAGTAGCTCTCCGAGTCCTCCACGTAGTTGTTGGACATCAGCACGTCCAGCACCATGGAGCGCAGGTAGTGCTCCAGCTGGAACTGCTTCTCCAGCGCGCCCACCAGCTGCGGCTCGGGCGTGTGGTTGATGACGGCCAGCATCTCCCAGAGCTTCGTGTCCGGCTGCGTCTCGTTGGTCTTCTTCATCCACCGGCCCTGGTAGGGCACCTGCCACGTCTTGAACTCGCAGTCCTTCCAGCCGCACCGGTAGATGTCCGCGTCGTCATCCGCGAAGTCGTGGGCCTTGAGGAAGGCCTTGTTCACCTGCTCGATGTCCAGGAACACGCCCTGGTACGTGCCGTTGAGCTTCAGGCGCACGAACTTCGCCTTCGACGCCGGCACGCGCATGGCCTCCAGCAAGTCATAGGCAATCTTCTCCGCCAGCAGCGTGGCGTCCGCGTACTCGGCCACGAGGTTGAGCGAGGTGCGCCCCTCGAAGCGCACCTTGTCCTCGAAGCTCACGTTCCAGCTCTTCTTCGGGAAGAAGCGCGCGGAGGCGCCCCGCAGCCGCACCTTCACGCGGTACGTCGTCCCGCCCGCCTTGAAGAGGGCGTCCTGCTCCGGCGTCCACGGGTCCGCCTCGAACATCCGCATCGCCTCGTCGGGGATGAGCAGCTCGTACTCCTGCACGGAGCCCTGCACCGCGGGCAGCTGGAAGGGCCGCATCGTCTCCGGCACGGGCAGGGGCGGCGGCGGAGGAGGCGGAGGCGGCTCCTGCGGCGGCGGATTGCCCGGAGGCGGCTCCTGCGGCGGCGGATTGCCCGGAGGCGGCGGATTGCCCGGCGGCGGCTCCCCGGGAGGCGTCGTCTGGGGCAGCTCTCCGGTGGGAGGCACCGGCTCCTCGTACCCAGCGGGTGTCGTGCCGCCTCCACAGGCCCAGAGGCACAGCAACGGAAGGCAGATCAACAGTCGGACGTGAGTCATCGCGCTCCCGGTCAGCAAGCACCATGCCCTCCGTGCGGGTGCGTGCGACTGCTGGCGAGTGGACGGTGCCACCCCGGGAGCGGGTACTCGCGTCGCCCGGGTGGGAAGGAAATTGCCCACGTTGATGCCGGTGACTCGCTTCACCCTGAAGGGCAGGGCCTTTCCCCCGCCGGCCCGTCCGCCGGGCATCCGGCCCGCCTGCCGAGGGCAGGCAGCCGGGCGGCGGCAGTGCTTCCGTGCCCGCGAGCGCTATGCACGGCGCGGGGCGCCAGTCCTAGCTTCAGGAGATGCCGGGAGCGGGGCGCGCCGCGTCAAGGAGAGACAGCCGCATGGAGACCTGGAACCAGAACCCGTCGGATGCCGTCCGTGCCCACACGCCGCTGCTGGTGAACCGGCGCATCGACGAGCGCGTCGAGGGCTGCGTCCGGTACATGGCCGAGAAGGGCGACCGCGCGGAGATGAGCCGCTACCTCGAGCGGCTGGAGCGCGAGTGGGACATCAGCCGGGCCATCTCCGTCAGCACCGCTGCCATGTCGGCGCTCGGCCTGCTGCTGGGCCGCAGGGACGGCGGCGGCTGGCGGGTGCTCAGCGCGGTGGCCACCAGCCTGCTGCTCCAGCACGGGGTGTTCGGCTTCGGGCCGCTGTCGGAGGTGTTCCGCGCCCTGGGCGTGCGCACGCGCCGGGAAATCGACCTGGAGAAGTTCGCCATCAAGGCGCTGCGCGGCGACTTCGAGCGCATCCCCAACGACGGCGGACCGCTGGCCAAGGCCAACGCCGCCCTCGTCGCCGCGCAGTCCTGAGGGCGCACCCGGACGCGGAAGAAGGCCTCCTTCCGCGTCCGCGGCTCACGTCACCGTCAGTGCCGGGGCGCGGTGTAGCCGCCCGCGACGGCCGGAATCAGCGCCGGGGACGGCTGCCTCGGGGCGCCGCCATTCTTCGCCCCGGTGTTCCCCTGGTCGAAGAAGCCGTTGAGGCCGGCGATGCCCAGCGAGAAGTTCGTCACCCAGCCCGGGTCCGGCTTGCCGGCCGCCGCGCCCACGTCGAACGGCTTGGCGAAGTGCAGCCGCATCAGCAGGGGTCCCAGCGCCACGTTGACGCCGACCACGGCGTTCACCACGCGGTGGTTCCACATGTCCCGCGTGCCCGCGCCCACGCCGCCCGCGTCGAAGCCGGCGACTGCTTCCAGGTCGCTGAGGAAGGCCACCCGGACGATGTCGTTGAGCGGCAGCTGCAGCTCCAGCGTGGAGTAGAGGAAGTTGCGGCCCAGCAGCCACCGCTCGTCCCCGAAGTTCACGCCGCGCAGCGTGTCGAAGGAGGACAGGTAGTAGGAGCGCGCGTACCGCCCGCCCAGCGTGGTGCCCGCGCCGCCGCGCAGGAACAGGTGGGTCCGCCCGTAGATGGGGAAGTACCGCTCCGCGTCCAGGCGCAGGTTGCTGTACGCCTCGTTGTTGAACGGCTGCACGCCCACCGTCGCCTCCAGCAGCGCGGAGCTGCCCGCCAGCGGGCCCGTGGCGTAGTGGTACTTCAGGCTGTCGTAGCCCACCTGGCCGCTGACCTCCGTCTGGAAGCGGATGGACTCGTTGCGCTCCCGCCAGGCCGACAGCAGCTCCACGCCCGCATCGTTGAAGCCGGGGAAGGCCAGCCGGAACTCCTCGAAGTCGTCGAGGAAGTACTTCGTGCCGCCCAGGCTCAGGTCACCCTGCAGGTAGAAGAAGGTGCTGAGCGGGTAGCGCAGGCTGCCGAGCACGCCGAAGAAGCGCTCGCCCGAGACGAAGAAGGCGCGCGAGGCCACCGGGTCGCCCTCGAAGGTGCGGTCCACGCGGAAGCGCAGCGACTGGAAGAGGCCGCCGCCCCACGTCGTGCGCCCCTCGTCGTTGATGTACAGCAGGTAGCCGTCCGTCAGGTCGAAGCTGCCGTACACCGACAGGGTGAGCAGGAACTGGTGGTCCCTCATCCGGTCGCTCGCCGCCGCGAACAGCTGGCCCACGAAGCCGCCGCCGCCCGCGCCCGCGAAGCCGAAGATGGGGCCGAACTCCAGGTTCTGCCGCGTGAAGGGCTGGTAGCTCTGCGCGTCCGTCAGCGGCCGCACCGCCATGGGGCCGGGCGGCTCCGGCGCCGGCTCGGCCGGCACCTCCAGCGCCAGCATGCGCGGCGGCCGCAGCACCGCCGGCCTCCGCTCACCGGAGTTGTGGAACAACAGCCACAGGCCGCCCTCGGGGCCGGGGCCCGGCTCGAAGACGCCCGTCGTCAGGTCCGTGCGCCGGACGATGCGGCCGTCCGTCATCAGCTCGTGCAGGTCGGAGCTGCTGTTGTTGAAGGCCGTGAAGAACAGCCGGCCGTCCGCCAGCGCCACCGGGTCCGCGTGGTCCCGGTCCTCGCTGGTGATGCGCTCCACCTGCCGGGGCGCGTCCGTGCGCACCCGGAAGAGGTTGAACTTGCGGTGCGACGTCGCGTCCGACGAGAAGATGACGCCCGCCGGGCCCCACGTCACCTGCCGCTCGGAGAACACGTCGTCGGAGAGCTGCAGCGGCTTGGCCTCAGGGCCCGCCTGCAGGTCGATGGCGTACACGTCCCGCAGGCCCGCGTCGTTGATGCCGATGAAGGCCACCCACCGGCCGTCCGGCGAGAAGGCCGGCGAGTACGCCGCCAGCAGCCCGTGCTTGTCGATGCGGTACGCGGTGCGCCCGCCCACGTCCAGCTTCACCGTCGTCCCCACCTCCCGGTCGATGCCGGTGCGGATGGGGGTGCGGCGCACCAGCACGTCCGCCGCCCGCTTCTCCACCACGTGGGTGTAGTCCTGGATGTAGATGAC encodes the following:
- a CDS encoding tolB protein precursor protein, which gives rise to MNPRLLAAAMMALLFPGLALAQFYVVPRRPGKSPVNTYEFQWRHVDILVGPGAEGLAKPPERTAHDQPPGTQGGANPDAPTTSPETGDPLQPPNGPGPEGTQQTSSPPEAQTALPPTTSTPLVLEGTDGGTPATAGTPAGDDGGTLAGAGGADGGTLLAGADGGAADGGLGSLASLGASDGGFNYTYAKSLGAKSGGVRFYFYERERVVAERAAPLIEEAYRYLVDQFQYVPTQTFPYILYSSYQEFLQTNLFQVSEGTLGLTSTGEDLKLTLPYLGDHRLFEEISTHELAHQFTIQKVRTVAEQAKVFGDPLGGIPLWFIEGLAEFYAKRGMDPEAEMLVRDLLVNPDLYKGYAFLDFFSPGPYGYLWIYKVGQVRVAFLEEEYGKGFLQRVLEESPRLVGGSRDSPSLKFEELLERLSGDDPKRISARFENWLKRRAFKTYLGSEQAAPAMDLLEKAPGYVTAMASSPDGQVLALRTIVPETGESRLYMMDPRAPDKSVKVAGDGVPGVESLHPISGRSFALAKDKLAFVAEITGRDVIYIQDYTHVVEKRAADVLVRRTPIRTGIDREVGTTVKLDVGGRTAYRIDKHGLLAAYSPAFSPDGRWVAFIGINDAGLRDVYAIDLQAGPEAKPLQLSDDVFSERQVTWGPAGVIFSSDATSHRKFNLFRVRTDAPRQVERITSEDRDHADPVALADGRLFFTAFNNSSSDLHELMTDGRIVRRTDLTTGVFEPGPGPEGGLWLLFHNSGERRPAVLRPPRMLALEVPAEPAPEPPGPMAVRPLTDAQSYQPFTRQNLEFGPIFGFAGAGGGGFVGQLFAAASDRMRDHQFLLTLSVYGSFDLTDGYLLYINDEGRTTWGGGLFQSLRFRVDRTFEGDPVASRAFFVSGERFFGVLGSLRYPLSTFFYLQGDLSLGGTKYFLDDFEEFRLAFPGFNDAGVELLSAWRERNESIRFQTEVSGQVGYDSLKYHYATGPLAGSSALLEATVGVQPFNNEAYSNLRLDAERYFPIYGRTHLFLRGGAGTTLGGRYARSYYLSSFDTLRGVNFGDERWLLGRNFLYSTLELQLPLNDIVRVAFLSDLEAVAGFDAGGVGAGTRDMWNHRVVNAVVGVNVALGPLLMRLHFAKPFDVGAAAGKPDPGWVTNFSLGIAGLNGFFDQGNTGAKNGGAPRQPSPALIPAVAGGYTAPRH
- a CDS encoding CotH kinase family protein, producing MTHVRLLICLPLLCLWACGGGTTPAGYEEPVPPTGELPQTTPPGEPPPGNPPPPGNPPPQEPPPGNPPPQEPPPPPPPPPLPVPETMRPFQLPAVQGSVQEYELLIPDEAMRMFEADPWTPEQDALFKAGGTTYRVKVRLRGASARFFPKKSWNVSFEDKVRFEGRTSLNLVAEYADATLLAEKIAYDLLEAMRVPASKAKFVRLKLNGTYQGVFLDIEQVNKAFLKAHDFADDDADIYRCGWKDCEFKTWQVPYQGRWMKKTNETQPDTKLWEMLAVINHTPEPQLVGALEKQFQLEHYLRSMVLDVLMSNNYVEDSESYFIYDRAVAKWSYVPWDLNNVDARWWYPISVEDMRTSSGNMRHPLFNFTLLDTWVEKMYEKRKLESASYPGYLPVFSNLGTRVVTNPVLRERLEARLDKSLDEVFSSEVMNPYIDRLHALIAPHMRDDPFMDQGRFQAGRDYLKRYVSERRAFIAKERTRLAQQKPTLVFEAFDPREGWVEVGNRTSAAVSLGGMVLTTNLRVSLAQSSHAPTQVSNPTGAVLPDVTVAPGERVRLSAAQLGIQLPANGEIGLFDGKSVVGVKDLLFYGALPDGKRYERGTKGWEVR